Proteins from a genomic interval of Xylocopa sonorina isolate GNS202 chromosome 6, iyXylSono1_principal, whole genome shotgun sequence:
- the LOC143424447 gene encoding glyceraldehyde-3-phosphate dehydrogenase codes for MVVVGINGFGRIGRMCLRACIEKDITVKLINDPYISTDYMIYLFKFDSTHGPYPTKLECENGNIIIGENKIVTSQEKNPCKIKWKEAGVTYVIEATGLFTNLEKASLHMDGGGKRVIITAPSVDAPMMVYGVNHKCYDPKKGKIVSAASCTTNCAAPIIRVMHDKFEVIEVMISSVHALTSMQRTLDGPIERGKLWRDGRGALQNIIPTSSGAAKSLDKIIPELKGKISAIAFRVPIANVSLCDMTFRVNKPTTYEEVKEAMKVASENDMKDILGYTDDDCVSSDFNNTHYSCTFDAKAGIPQTSTFIKVVAWYDNEYGYAHRVVDLIKYMYQVDSGNIQVPVQEEMDEANED; via the exons ATGGTAGTTGTAGGAATTAATGGATTCGGAAGGATAGGGAGAATGTGTCTGCGTGCTTGTATCGAGAAAGATATTACG GTTAAGTTGATCAATGATCCATATATCTCGACTGACTATATGATATATCTCTTTAAATTTGATTCGACTCACGGACCTTATCCCACGAAACTGGAGTGTGAAAATGGGAATATTATTATCGGAG AGAACAAGATAGTCACGTCACAGGAGAAAAATCCGTGTAAAATAAAATGGAAAGAAGCGGGTGTGACTTACGTGATCGAAGCTACTGGGCTTTTTACTAATTTAGAGAAGGCCAGC TTACATATGGATGGGGGTGGTAAAAGGGTGATCATTACCGCGCCTTCTGTAGACGCACCGATGATGGTTTACGGTGTGAATCACAAGTGTTACGATCCGAAGAAAGGTAAAATAGTATCGGCTGCTTCCTGCACGACAAACTGTGCAGCGCCGATTATTCGAGTGATGCACGACAAATTCGAAGTGATCGAGGTAATGATCAGTAGCGTGCACGCCTTGACATCGATGCAGAGGACCTTAGATGGACCTATTGAGAGAGGGAAG CTATGGAGAGACGGCAGGGGTGCTCTTCAGAATATCATTCCAACATCTTCGGGTGCGGCCAAGTCATTGGACAAAATTATCCCTGAGCTTAAAGGAAAAATTTCTGCGATTGCGTTCAGAGTACCAATCGCAAATGTTTctttatgcgatatgacgttcag AGTTAATAAGCCTACAACGTACGAAGAAGTGAAGGAAGCCATGAAAGTAGCGTCAGAGAATGATATGAAGGATATACTGGGTTATACAGACGACGATTGTGTATCATCCGATTTCAATAACACACATTACTCGTGTACTTTCGATGCCAAAGCTGGCATTCCTCAAACAAGTACATTCATCAAAGTCGTTGCCTG GTACGACAATGAATACGGTTATGCACATCGCGTGGTGGACTTAATAAAGTACATGTACCAAGTTGACTCTGGTAACATACAGGTACCTGTACAAGAGGAAATGGACGAAGCAAACGAAGATTAA
- the LOC143424562 gene encoding glyceraldehyde-3-phosphate dehydrogenase 2 — protein sequence MSKIGINGFGRIGRLVLRASLERGGQVVAINDPFIGLDYMVYMFKYDSTHGRFKGEVKAEGGCLVVNGNKIAVFSEREPKAIPWSKAGAEYVVESTGVFTTIEKASAHLEGGAKKVIISAPSADAPMFVVGVNLEAYDPSYKVISNASCTTNCLAPLAKVIHDNFEIIEGLMTTVHAITATQKTVDGPSGKLWRDGRGAAQNIIPAATGAAKAVGKVIPALNGKLTGMAFRVPVHNVSVVDLTVRLAKPATYDAIKAKIKEAAEGPLKGILGYTEDDVVSSDFIGDNHSSIFDAKAGIPLNDNFVKLISWYDNEYGYSNRVVDLIKYIQTKDN from the exons ATGAGTAAAATTGGAATTAACGGATTTGGCCGTATTGGCCGTCTTGTGCTTAGGGCGTCCCTCGAGCGTGGCGGTCAG GTTGTTGCCATCAATGATCCATTCATTGGTCTGGATTACATGGTGTACATGTTCAAATATGATTCCACTCATGGAAGATTCAAGGGAGAAGTTAAAGCTGAGGGAGGTTGCTTAGTTGTCAATGGCAATAAAATCGCTGTGTTCAGTGAACGCGAGCCAAAAGCTATTCCATGGTCGAAAGCTGGTGCTGAATATGTTGTAGAATCTACTGGTGTCTTCACAACCATAGAGAAGGCCTCC GCCCATTTGGAAGGTGGTGCAAAGAAGGTCATCATTTCTGCCCCATCAGCTGATGCACCTATGTTTGTTGTTGGTGTTAACTTGGAAGCTTATGATCCAAGTTACAAAgttatttccaatgcttcctgtaCCACCAATTGTTTAGCTCCTCTTGCTAAAGTTATTCACGATAACTTCGAAATTATCGAGGGTCTCATGACCACTGTGCACGCCATCACCGCTACCCAGAAAACTGTTGACGGACCTTCCGGAAAG TTGTGGCGAGATGGTCGTGGTGCTGCTCAAAACATTATCCCCGCTGCAACTGGTGCGGCTAAAGCTGTTGGTAAAGTCATTCCAGCTCTTAACGGAAAGCTGACTGGTATGGCGTTCCGTGTACCGGTGCACAACGTGTCTGTCGTTGACTTGACGGTCAGACTCGCCAAACCTGCAACATACGATGCTATTAAAGCGAAAATCAAGGAAGCTGCTGAAGGGCCTTTGAAGGGAATTTTAGGCTACACCGAAGACGACGTAGTATCCTCCGATTTCATTGGTGATAACCACTCCAGTATTTTCGATGCTAAAGCCGGCATACCTTTGAACGATAATTTTGTTAAATTAATTTCGTGGTACGACAACGAATACGGTTACTCAAACCGTGTGGTCGATTTAATTAAGTACATTCAAACGAAAGATAACTAA
- the Reps gene encoding RALBP1 associated Eps domain containing isoform X2 has product MDWDSITMASLHLTMTEHQYYEDIFSYCCENTESDNVPVIKVAELLRSANLPGVVTMKILDICFGTEASHIGTHLGKKQFFVLLKLVAAHQAGLSIRKDIITMPLDFLTLPRFTWLTSRDEDGRRSSDSERAMKGHHHAPESTTESESEAESPRETGGSTDSPTPTNSVIQDRNNDLGGETILDSVSGGWQGLLVSEEQRQLLGTEEESSEHHSSDEGDADGEGSDFPPEEVWIISDEQREYYAAQFAQLQLDPDGLLHGPIARPFFEKSGLPLGELSRIWQLADITRDGALSLQEFFVAMHLVVLRRNHVPLPDVLPPPLLIPLLKQKTAPPPAPPATVTQKTTPPNATGTRERNKEWTKFVDSPTGTSSSLTSPGLQLVNFDFQKSAVEKDPKILHPVPLRLTPEAAILASGTNGNNSSCTTLGDDDLQRTANALAQRPLIKKPPPPPEEGIIVTPKKEPPPPPPPRPYRTHTRSSSLDLNKLGKNGQSFLGAPPLVPPRISPGISELPENPPLETPQSQQFTGVCGAFHIYRKPSPKREGGDEDATKDEAEEPKKLTLQELREKNAELRLVCEELTHELASALQERINLRAKLLLLT; this is encoded by the exons ATGGATTGGGATTCGATCACGATGGCGAGCCTTCACCTAACGATGACCGAACATCAATATTACGAGGACATTTTTAGTTATTGCTGCGAGAACACCGAGAGTGACAATGTGCCGGTGATCAAAGTTGCCGAACTACTGCGCTCGGCGAATTTACCAGGAGTTGTCACGATGAAG ATATTGGATATCTGTTTTGGAACTGAAGCGTCGCACATCGGTACACATCTTGGAAAGAAACAGTTCTTTGTACTATTGAAACTCGTAGCGGCCCATCAAGCTGGGCTTAGCATCCGTAAAGACATAATTACCATGCCTTTGGACTTTCTAACGTTACCAAGATTCACTTGGTTAACGTCTAGAGATGAGGATGGTAGGAGAAGTTCAGATTCGGAGAGGGCCATGAAAGGACACCATCACGCACCCGAAAGCACTACAGAAAGTGAAAGTGAAGCAGAGTCTCCGAGGGAGACCGGGGGTAGCACCGATTCACCTACACCAACAAACAGTGTTATACAAGACAGAAACAATGACTTAGGTGGTGAAACAATATTGGACTCTGTATCCGGAGGTTGGCAAGGATTGTTGGTATCAGAGGAACAAAGGCAACTATTAGGTACCGAAGAGGAAAGCTCGGAGCATCATAGTAGTGACGAGGGTGATGCAGATGGCGAGGGCTCAGACTTTCCACCTGAGGAAGTGTGGATAATTAGTGATGAACAGCGGGAATATTATGCTGCTCAATTTGCGCAACTACAACTAGATCCTGATGGACTTTTGCATGGACCAATAGCCAGGCCATTCTTTGAGAAGTCTGGACTTCCTTTGGGAGAACTCAGTCGCATTTGGCAGCTCGCGGATATTACCAGAGATGGAGCATTAAGTTTACAAGAGTTTTTCGTCGCTATGCATTTGGTTGTGCTACGAAGAAATCATGTGCCTCTACCTGACGTTTTACCTCCACCTTTGTTGATCCCTTTGCTTAAACAGAAGACTGCTCCACCACCTGCTCCACCAGCTACAGTTACTCAAAAAACTACTCCACCTAATGCCACTGGTACCCGAGAGAGGAATAAAGAGTGGACAAAATTTGTCGATTCACCTACTGGTACTAGCAGTTCTCTAACTAGTCCAGGTTTACAATTAGTCAATTTTGATTTTCAAAAGTCAGCCGTTGAAAAAGATCCGAAAATTTTGCATCCTGTACCTCTGCGTCTGACACCGGAAGCAGCAATCCTTGCTTCTGGTACTAATGGTAATAATAGCAGCTGCACTACATTAGGAGACGATGATCTCCAAAGGACAGCCAATGCATTGGCGCAACGACCCCTAATTAAAAAACCACCTCCACCTCCCGAAGAAGGTATCATTGTTACCCCAAAGAAGGAACCACCGCCTCCACCACCACCCAGACCATACAGAACACACACGAGAAGTTCTAGTCTTGATCTTAATAAATTAG GGAAAAATGGTCAAAGTTTCCTTGGAGCACCTCCGCTAGTACCACCAAGAATCTCTCCTGGAATT AGCGAACTACCTGAAAATCCACCGTTGGAAACTCCGCAATCACAACAATTTACCGGTGTCTGTGgtgcatttcatatttatagGAAACCAAGTCCAA AGCGTGAAGGAGGAGACGAGGACGCCACGAAGGATGAAGCGGAAGAGCCGAAGAAATTAACATTGCAAGAGTTGCGAGAGAAGAATGCTGAGCTCCGATTAGTTTGCGAGGAATTAACGCACGAACTAGCCAGCGCGCTCCAAGAACGTATAAATCTTCGTGCGAAGCTCTTACTTCTAACATGA
- the Reps gene encoding RALBP1 associated Eps domain containing isoform X1, which translates to MDWDSITMASLHLTMTEHQYYEDIFSYCCENTESDNVPVIKVAELLRSANLPGVVTMKILDICFGTEASHIGTHLGKKQFFVLLKLVAAHQAGLSIRKDIITMPLDFLTLPRFTWLTSRDEDGRRSSDSERAMKGHHHAPESTTESESEAESPRETGGSTDSPTPTNSVIQDRNNDLGGETILDSVSGGWQGLLVSEEQRQLLGTEEESSEHHSSDEGDADGEGSDFPPEEVWIISDEQREYYAAQFAQLQLDPDGLLHGPIARPFFEKSGLPLGELSRIWQLADITRDGALSLQEFFVAMHLVVLRRNHVPLPDVLPPPLLIPLLKQKTAPPPAPPATVTQKTTPPNATGTRERNKEWTKFVDSPTGTSSSLTSPGLQLVNFDFQKSAVEKDPKILHPVPLRLTPEAAILASGTNGNNSSCTTLGDDDLQRTANALAQRPLIKKPPPPPEEGIIVTPKKEPPPPPPPRPYRTHTRSSSLDLNKLGKNGQSFLGAPPLVPPRISPGITSPRKLVGQKSEGEGQKALNENQGFVADFSHFSPKSELPENPPLETPQSQQFTGVCGAFHIYRKPSPKREGGDEDATKDEAEEPKKLTLQELREKNAELRLVCEELTHELASALQERINLRAKLLLLT; encoded by the exons ATGGATTGGGATTCGATCACGATGGCGAGCCTTCACCTAACGATGACCGAACATCAATATTACGAGGACATTTTTAGTTATTGCTGCGAGAACACCGAGAGTGACAATGTGCCGGTGATCAAAGTTGCCGAACTACTGCGCTCGGCGAATTTACCAGGAGTTGTCACGATGAAG ATATTGGATATCTGTTTTGGAACTGAAGCGTCGCACATCGGTACACATCTTGGAAAGAAACAGTTCTTTGTACTATTGAAACTCGTAGCGGCCCATCAAGCTGGGCTTAGCATCCGTAAAGACATAATTACCATGCCTTTGGACTTTCTAACGTTACCAAGATTCACTTGGTTAACGTCTAGAGATGAGGATGGTAGGAGAAGTTCAGATTCGGAGAGGGCCATGAAAGGACACCATCACGCACCCGAAAGCACTACAGAAAGTGAAAGTGAAGCAGAGTCTCCGAGGGAGACCGGGGGTAGCACCGATTCACCTACACCAACAAACAGTGTTATACAAGACAGAAACAATGACTTAGGTGGTGAAACAATATTGGACTCTGTATCCGGAGGTTGGCAAGGATTGTTGGTATCAGAGGAACAAAGGCAACTATTAGGTACCGAAGAGGAAAGCTCGGAGCATCATAGTAGTGACGAGGGTGATGCAGATGGCGAGGGCTCAGACTTTCCACCTGAGGAAGTGTGGATAATTAGTGATGAACAGCGGGAATATTATGCTGCTCAATTTGCGCAACTACAACTAGATCCTGATGGACTTTTGCATGGACCAATAGCCAGGCCATTCTTTGAGAAGTCTGGACTTCCTTTGGGAGAACTCAGTCGCATTTGGCAGCTCGCGGATATTACCAGAGATGGAGCATTAAGTTTACAAGAGTTTTTCGTCGCTATGCATTTGGTTGTGCTACGAAGAAATCATGTGCCTCTACCTGACGTTTTACCTCCACCTTTGTTGATCCCTTTGCTTAAACAGAAGACTGCTCCACCACCTGCTCCACCAGCTACAGTTACTCAAAAAACTACTCCACCTAATGCCACTGGTACCCGAGAGAGGAATAAAGAGTGGACAAAATTTGTCGATTCACCTACTGGTACTAGCAGTTCTCTAACTAGTCCAGGTTTACAATTAGTCAATTTTGATTTTCAAAAGTCAGCCGTTGAAAAAGATCCGAAAATTTTGCATCCTGTACCTCTGCGTCTGACACCGGAAGCAGCAATCCTTGCTTCTGGTACTAATGGTAATAATAGCAGCTGCACTACATTAGGAGACGATGATCTCCAAAGGACAGCCAATGCATTGGCGCAACGACCCCTAATTAAAAAACCACCTCCACCTCCCGAAGAAGGTATCATTGTTACCCCAAAGAAGGAACCACCGCCTCCACCACCACCCAGACCATACAGAACACACACGAGAAGTTCTAGTCTTGATCTTAATAAATTAG GGAAAAATGGTCAAAGTTTCCTTGGAGCACCTCCGCTAGTACCACCAAGAATCTCTCCTGGAATT ACTTCGCCTCGAAAATTGGTTGGTCAAAAAAGCGAGGGAGAGGGACAAAAAGCCTTAAATGAAAATCAAGGTTTTGTTGCTGATTTTTCTCACTTTTCCCCAAAGAGCGAACTACCTGAAAATCCACCGTTGGAAACTCCGCAATCACAACAATTTACCGGTGTCTGTGgtgcatttcatatttatagGAAACCAAGTCCAA AGCGTGAAGGAGGAGACGAGGACGCCACGAAGGATGAAGCGGAAGAGCCGAAGAAATTAACATTGCAAGAGTTGCGAGAGAAGAATGCTGAGCTCCGATTAGTTTGCGAGGAATTAACGCACGAACTAGCCAGCGCGCTCCAAGAACGTATAAATCTTCGTGCGAAGCTCTTACTTCTAACATGA
- the LOC143424504 gene encoding uncharacterized protein LOC143424504, with protein MHPIAARANRSSIQSSIPSTSTPSSLLHPQQQQILYGPIANPTLTLQQYGSGLHPSCIYQGAQRSAGLTNPVPLHVQGKSSRWLPKNKLVRNQQYCQPQQQQQLSYNSKPLVLYDQTTNNAPPPAPTASFLIASSTYTHGSFSGDQYNNSGVTLIPQPYFKPPEVQTYCLVPDRQNIQQQQQEQPAHGSYYNVPPTNTCNLQPVNANSAYQFSNISPYATTTNFASNQAAGPVQTLPSNQIFPNPPANLVLGGLYSDKSAASSNTLDAPPPRASPIKTKVPTTTSSSQIAPITPESYNEWPSQTVASSPNNLFRAKTTTDGETSRETGTNTLEKVASTVSTKTQEEQYSDESSASFDFTIEAEKMVSALCNISSNDVSKEETKNDKSNSTTLFSGARDTASNKNTWFTEFCADYGSGSSIAIQTDGPCVDRGQYPELLRKIVYWGCTEAEIVLDNSSKTNPKCGWLRNLSAATKTAVTKSSTCFPIFAGDRIFVSDLINALLRISNGWLILDNYLNKQHYPSLSDKFDCDLIRCFRLWEESTHELLNQIVQTFLRLEESGDNSSFEQKPESFGASFPGDVSVYTNRDLFDPSAASNASRQKSDGKTDGEEAACNGGQSSTAGLRSFGLYNVSQEKQSQKESKLRSKWTVTENLMAMDSAKSAPDVFLGQAESGAQANARFRSRGCASSGKVDASAQSLNAEFFHLRSKVLTENNQDPSRQWLLKEKQDLSENKVPPHENVDAMFRMQRQLNDNCDSNCAQNFSRVESSFLNPPVNLESMYYPPGNEHDNFYPNYAMAPPYAGDYGGKGSKGFEQNQGNKLNTDLVYVGKSSTGQLELATVPKDKMTLLSQIEPSVPEKSSEEMTANLSAWFASMRNTENRQTAFVNLADANAETVMPRGQSRAEMSKNTVNLGNCIRQLQIDANRQFQTLQSMQTVQATPWNAYNLINNRVQVQQIPEEYDSSEDVRVYMKPGSYNVPKKRHQRRSNRRLESSTSRNVANGSLNNHRGYYGNKEKAFCAATSSTPVPRSIKTPVATGVNNPANATRKLPFPATPIVPPSTFSLENSPRILKRSDVSSYTVSEDVTWKAACASAEILLEALNVKEDAVFKKKGIDEVDVDDKDEDIKKDENDGDSQSRVMQEQQKLEDSFSANLKENKNGCGGVSSYEASEDDSGSTNRFSPNTSINEVSQLSGNKNGSSKMNVKTDSWLIKTLNNANMANKQKRRKSSAVPHSSGSSNSSATENEHTAPHVSLVASGTVTTMATTTTVKNLQQTICSRKSSCVSLNNEQATSEETERVVGKATYSETVRRCASLSASFSEKKEFCKKSKLNITDVSTICSTVMPIPRRKCQRKDLERSHYLLHNRSRKCSGKKTVKGYEVPDSPVEETSKPTSSMKNGKKKESVGCVEFLDGKFGGKASDRGWSVWYSSKRKQSLSPLALSKLETIHQTVWEMEEAEVFKCPSSGNSTQSSAYTIEDYCKVIKSPMFLETVEYKLKNRVYHKVEHAVRDFRRIVHNSKLYHKDDHDRVKIIETLSKKLDELFEEHFASWDFDNISGSPRESSPVLHRFKNAGQKPVTGRYGNTRKSSPSSVTENI; from the exons ATGCACCCCATAGCTGCACGAGCTAATCGATCGTCCATACAATCTTCGATTCCGTCTACGTCAACCCCGTCGTCCCTCCTCCACCCACAGCAGCAACAAATTCTTTACGGTCCTATCGCTAACCCGACGTTAACTCTTCAGCAATACGGAAGTGGCCTGCATCCCTCGTGCATCTATCAAGGGGCGCAACGTAGCGCTGGCCTCACCAATCCTGTCCCTTTGCATGTACAAG GCAAAAGCAGCAGATGGCTACCGAAGAATAAGCTCGTACGAAATCAGCAATATTGCCAgccgcagcaacagcaacaattATCATACAACTCGAAGCCTTTGGTTCTATACGATCAGACGACGAACAATGCCCCACCTCCAGCGCCTACCGCATCGTTTTTAATTGCCTCCTCGACGTACACGCATGGCAGTTTTTCCGGTGATCAATACAACAATTCCGGAGTCACGTTAATACCGCAGCCCTACTTTAAGCCCCCGGAAGTGCAAACGTACTGTTTGGTCCCAGACCGGCAAAATattcagcaacagcaacaagaaCAACCAGCGCACGGCAGCTATTACAACGTGCCACCCACGAACACCTGTAACTTGCAACCAGTTAACGCCAATTCAGCGTATCAGTTCTCCAATATCAGTCCTTATGCGACAACGACAAATTTCGCGAGCAACCAGGCCGCAGGCCCTGTCCAAACACTGCCCTCTAATCAAATCTTCCCTAATCCACCAGCGAATCTGGTCCTCGGTGGCTTGTACAGCGATAAATCTGCAGCATCGTCCAACACTCTCGACGCACCACCTCCTAGAGCGTCGCCCATTAAGACCAAAGTGCCCACCACCACCAGCAGCTCCCAAATTGCACCCATAACTCCTGAAAGTTACAACGAATGGCCGTCTCAAACTGTCGCGTCTTCCCCCAACAATCTGTTTCGCGCGAAGACGACTACCGACGGCGAGACCAGTCGAGAAACAGGTACGAACACCCTGGAGAAAGTTGCATCGACCGTGTCCACGAAAACCCAGGAAGAACAGTACTCCGACGAGTCCTCGGCCAGCTTCGATTTCACGATCGAAGCCGAGAAAATGGTCTCCGCGCTTTGCAATATATCATCGAACGACGTCagcaaggaagagacgaagAACGATAAATCAAATTCAACGACGTTGTTCAGCGGGGCTAGGGACACCGCGTCGAATAAAAACACTTGGTTCACCGAGTTCTGCGCGGATTACGGAAGTGGCTCGTCGATCGCCATCCAAACGGATGGTCCGTGTGTAGACAGAGGCCAGTATCCGGAACTGCTGCGTAAAATTGTTTATTGGGGATGCACGGAGGCTGAGATCGTGCTGGACAACAGCTCGAAAACGAATCCCAAATGCGGCTGGTTGAGGAACCTATCCGCCGCCACTAAGACAGCGGTCACCAAATCCTCCACCTGTTTCCCGATTTTCGCTGGGGACCGCATCTTCGTCAGCGATTTGATAAACGCGTTGTTGCGCATTAGCAACGGTTGGCTCATCCTCGACAATTACCTGAACAAGCAACACTATCCGAGCTTGAGCGACAAATTCGACTGCGATCTGATCCGATGCTTCCGGTTATGGGAGGAGAGTACGCACGAGCTGCTGAATCAGATCGTCCAGACTTTCTTGAGGCTCGAAGAGAGCGGCGACAATTCGAGTTTCGAGCAAAAACCAGAGTCATTCGGTGCCTCTTTTCCAGGAGACGTATCAGTGTACACGAACCGCGATTTGTTCGATCCGTCCGCGGCTTCGAACGCGTCTAGACAGAAATCGGATGGTAAAACAGACGGTGAGGAAGCCGCTTGTAATGGCGGACAGTCGTCCACCGCGGGTCTGCGAAGCTTTGGTCTGTACAACGTCAGCCAGGAGAAACAGTCTCAGAAAGAATCGAAGTTGCGAAGTAAGTGGACCGTTACTGAGAATCTGATGGCAATGGACAGCGCGAAATCCGCGCCTGACGTTTTCCTAGGGCAAGCGGAGTCTGGAGCTCAAGCGAACGCTAGATTTCGCTCGAGAGGATGTGCATCCTCTGGGAAAGTCGACGCATCGGCGCAATCATTGAACGCGGAGTTTTTTCACCTCAGAAGCAAAGTTCTTACGGAGAACAACCAAGACCCATCCAGACAATGGCTGTTGAAGGAGAAGCAGGATTTATCCGAGAACAAGGTCCCACCGCACGAGAACGTGGACGCCATGTTCAGAATGCAGAGGCAGTTAAATGACAATTGCGACAGTAATTGTGCTCAAAATTTCTCGAGAGTCGAATCGTCGTTTCTGAACCCTCCGGTTAACCTAGAATCCATGTATTATCCTCCCGGTAACGAGCACGACAATTTTTATCCTAATTACGCCATGGCTCCTCCATATGCTGGAGATTATGGTGGTAAAGGTTCGAAAGGCTTCGAGCAAAATCAAGGGAACAAGCTAAATACGGATTTAGTGTACGTTGGCAAATCGTCGACGGGTCAGTTGGAGTTAGCCACCGTGCCAAAAGACAAGATGACCTTGCTCAGCCAGATCGAGCCGAGTGTCCCCGAGAAATCGTCGGAGGAGATGACCGCCAATCTGTCAGCCTGGTTCGCCAGCATGAGAAACACTGAGAACCGGCAAACGGCGTTCGTGAACTTGGCGGACGCGAATGCAGAAACCGTTATGCCACGTGGGCAGTCTCGCGCGGAAATGTCGAAGAACACCGTGAACCTCGGTAATTGCATCAGGCAGCTACAAATCGATGCGAACCGGCAATTCCAGACGCTGCAGAGCATGCAAACCGTCCAGGCAACACCGTGGAACGCGTATAATTTGATCAATAACCGCGTGCAAGTGCAACAAATCCCCGAGGAGTACGACAGCTCCGAGGATGTTCGAGTGTACATGAAACCAGGTAGCTACAACGTGCCAAAGAAGAGGCACCAGCGGAGATCTAACCGCCGTTTGGAGAGCTCGACCTCTCGGAACGTTGCCAACGGGTCCTTGAACAATCATCGCGGTTATTACGGTAATAAAGAGAAAGCGTTTTGCGCTGCAACATCGTCAACGCCTGTTCCTCGATCCATCAAGACCCCTGTGGCCACCGGTGTTAACAATCCTGCAAACGCGACGAGGAAACTACCGTTCCCGGCAACCCCGATAGTACCACCATCCACGTTCTCTCTCGAGAATTCGCCCAGGATCCTGAAACGGTCCGACGTGTCCAGCTACACGGTGTCCGAGGATGTCACTTGGAAGGCGGCCTGCGCGTCGGCTGAAATTCTGTTAGAAGCGTTGAACGTGAAGGAGGACGCTGTTTTCAAGAAGAAGGGGATCGATGAAGTTGACGTCGATGACAAGGATGAGGACATTAAGAAGGATGAGAACGACGGTGACTCACAGTCGCGAGTGATGCAAGAACAGCAGAAATTGGAAGACAGTTTCTCGGCAAATTTAAAGGAGAATAAAAATGGCTGCGGGGGTGTATCGAGTTACGAAGCGTCCGAGGATGACTCAGGCTCCACTAATCGGTTCTCACCCAATACAAGTATcaacgaagtatcgcagttaTCTGGTAATAAAAACG GTTCTAGTAAAATGAACGTAAAAACGGACTCGTGGTTAATCAAAACTTTGAACAACGCTAACATGGCTAACAAGCAGAAACGTCGAAAAAGCAGCGCTGTACCGCATAGTTCGGGATCGTCGAACAGCTCCGCGACGGAAAACGAACATACAGCCCCCCATGTTTCGTTGGTGGCAAGCGGTACCGTGACAACCATGGCGACAACCACCACGGTGAAAAATCTTCAGCAGACCATCTGTTCGAGGAAAAGTTCGTGCGTCTCGTTGAACAACGAGCAAGCTACATCGGAGGAAACGGAGCGCGTCGTAGGGAAAGCCACTTATTCCGAGACTGTGCGACGCTGCGCATCCTTGAGTGCATCGTTCTCGGAGAAGAAAGAGTTCTGCAAGAAAAGCAAATTGAACATCACCGATGTATCGACGATTTGCAGCACCGTGATGCCGATCCCTAGGCGCAAGTGTCAAAGAAAGGACCTCGAGAGGTCCCACTATCTTTTGCACAATAGATCTCGCAAGTGTTCTGGGAAGAAAACGGTGAAAGGTTACGAAGTGCCCGATTCTCCGGTTGAGGAAACATCGAAACCTACGAGTTCGATGAAAAATGGTAAGAAGAAGGAAAGTGTTGGATGCGTAGAGTTTTTAGATGGGAAATTTGGTGGGAAAGCCAGTGATAGAGGCTGGTCTGTATGGTACAGCTCTAAACGGAAACAGAGTCTTAGTCCACTCGCGCTTAGCAAGTTAGAAACGATACATCAAACAGTTTGGGAAATGGAGGAAGCGGAAGTGTTCAAGTGTCCGTCTTCGGGAAATAGTACTCAGTCGTCTGCATATACG ATCGAGGACTACTGCAAAGTCATTAAAAGTCCAATGTTCCTGGAAACCGTAGAGTACAAACTAAAGAATCGAGTTTACCACAAGGTAGAACACGCGGTTAGAGACTTTCGTCGTATTGTTCATAATTCAAAATTATATCATAAG GATGATCATGATCGAGTGAAAATAATAGAAACGCTATCGAAGAAACTCGATGAACTATTCGAAGAGCATTTCGCGAGTTGGGACTTCGATAACATTAGTGGTAGTCCAAGGGAAAGTTCGCCAGTGCTGCACCGATTTAAGAATGCTGGGCAAAAACCGGTAACTGGACGTTACGGCAACACGAGAAAAAGTTCGCCTTCTTCGGTCACCGAAAACATATGA